The proteins below come from a single Paludibacter jiangxiensis genomic window:
- a CDS encoding glycoside hydrolase family 28 protein, protein MIFNYKVLFCSFALVLFTTQTFAAKPIYDVYRFGAVGDGKTNDRIAIQRAIDRCSGSGGTVLLRKGTFLTGQLKLGSNMTLCIDSSATLLGIMSDSETDYPHHMIETVYPNRMKDDCQRRLIYGNHLHNVRVTGGGTINGQGDYTPWMHVKDIGTEKDRPSIFAFVGCQNITVSNLSLQKPACWTQVYIESDSITLRGLKVNTGRLTPNRDGIDIVDCHKVLIEDCDIQAEDDGICFKSGSEYGCKEVTVRRCRIDKLNVPAGNCFKLGTDGLGSFVNFDVSELTLKNAAQNTGLCIESMDGALIDNLKFNNCNITNCGQAVFVMLADRKRTVPGREKRIGAVSNISFKNITARNFTHQYPSIITGVKGHNVQNVSFENCNFVLKGGVRETNQTVMEYDGKYPEGSYFGDTGAYAFFLRHVDSVSFVNCKISSEQPDARPWMVQDDVKSEVVR, encoded by the coding sequence ATGATATTCAATTATAAAGTGCTCTTTTGTTCTTTTGCTTTAGTCCTCTTTACGACGCAGACGTTTGCAGCCAAACCGATCTACGATGTTTATAGATTTGGTGCTGTGGGCGATGGCAAAACTAACGACCGCATTGCCATTCAGCGAGCTATCGACCGTTGCTCGGGAAGCGGCGGCACCGTGTTACTGCGTAAAGGAACATTCCTTACCGGGCAGTTAAAACTGGGCAGTAACATGACGCTTTGCATAGATTCTTCAGCTACGCTTCTGGGTATCATGTCCGATAGCGAGACTGATTATCCGCATCATATGATTGAAACGGTATATCCCAACCGGATGAAAGACGATTGCCAGCGCCGTCTGATCTACGGAAACCATCTGCACAACGTACGGGTGACTGGTGGTGGAACTATCAACGGACAAGGTGATTATACACCGTGGATGCATGTAAAGGATATTGGGACGGAAAAAGACCGGCCTTCTATCTTTGCTTTTGTGGGGTGTCAGAATATCACCGTAAGCAACCTGTCGTTGCAGAAGCCAGCTTGCTGGACACAGGTCTATATCGAATCGGACAGTATTACGCTTCGGGGACTGAAAGTCAATACCGGCCGTCTCACACCCAATCGCGATGGTATTGACATTGTGGATTGCCACAAAGTGTTGATCGAAGATTGCGATATTCAGGCGGAAGATGATGGCATTTGCTTCAAAAGCGGTAGCGAATATGGCTGCAAAGAGGTAACGGTAAGGCGATGCCGCATCGACAAACTGAACGTACCTGCAGGCAATTGCTTCAAGCTGGGAACCGACGGCTTAGGTTCGTTTGTGAATTTCGACGTTTCGGAATTGACCCTGAAAAATGCAGCGCAGAATACGGGTCTGTGTATCGAATCGATGGATGGCGCGCTGATCGATAACCTGAAATTCAATAATTGCAATATAACCAACTGCGGACAAGCCGTTTTTGTAATGCTGGCCGACCGCAAACGGACTGTTCCCGGACGGGAGAAACGTATCGGTGCTGTTTCGAATATCAGCTTCAAAAATATAACCGCCAGAAACTTTACCCATCAATATCCATCTATAATTACCGGCGTAAAAGGGCACAATGTGCAGAATGTCAGTTTTGAAAATTGTAACTTCGTGCTGAAAGGAGGCGTTCGGGAAACCAATCAAACCGTGATGGAATACGATGGCAAATACCCCGAGGGTAGTTATTTCGGCGATACCGGGGCTTATGCTTTCTTTCTCCGTCATGTCGACAGCGTATCATTTGTCAATTGCAAAATTTCATCAGAACAACCCGATGCCCGTCCCTGGATGGTGCAGGATGATGTGAAGAGTGAGGTTGTCAGATAA
- a CDS encoding M24 family metallopeptidase, translating to MFTEEILPELNNRWKAIQKEMAKKGADACLIAGNVNLFYVADRVYSGYCYLPVKGAPCFFVKRPVALKGENVYYVRKPEQIAEILLRKGMALPHTLMLELDELPYNEIVRLQSVFIPEQTLNATATLRKVRSEKSAYETALLRHSGQLHAACYAEVPRLYRPGMTDIDFSIEIERLFRKKGALGHIRVFGQSMEIFMGSVIAGDNAINPSPYDFALGGGGLHNSLPVGVNGTIPEPGTTIMVDMGGTFTGYISDMTRVFSIGKVAPLAYEAHQTALEIQSDIEANAKPGIAACDLYNAAIEKVKKRNLLPYFMGYNQQAGFIGHGLGIELNESPVLAPRSKDVLKAGHTFALEPKFVIPGTGAVGIENTFVVNENGIEKLTVLNEEIVEL from the coding sequence ATGTTTACAGAAGAAATATTACCGGAACTTAATAACCGGTGGAAGGCCATACAGAAAGAGATGGCAAAGAAAGGCGCAGATGCCTGCCTGATTGCAGGCAATGTAAATTTGTTTTATGTGGCAGACAGAGTATACAGTGGATATTGTTACCTGCCCGTAAAAGGCGCTCCCTGTTTTTTTGTGAAACGACCGGTAGCCCTGAAAGGTGAGAATGTGTACTATGTAAGAAAGCCGGAACAAATTGCTGAAATCCTTCTCAGGAAAGGTATGGCTCTGCCTCATACGCTTATGCTGGAACTGGACGAGCTGCCATACAATGAGATTGTTCGTTTGCAATCGGTTTTTATACCAGAACAAACGTTAAATGCTACGGCAACTCTTCGTAAGGTCAGGAGTGAGAAATCGGCCTATGAAACCGCTCTGCTGCGCCACTCCGGACAACTGCATGCAGCCTGTTATGCGGAAGTGCCGCGATTGTACCGACCGGGAATGACGGATATCGATTTTTCTATTGAAATAGAGCGATTGTTTCGTAAAAAAGGCGCGCTCGGACACATCCGGGTATTCGGGCAATCGATGGAAATTTTTATGGGAAGCGTAATTGCCGGTGATAATGCGATCAATCCGTCTCCATACGATTTTGCGTTGGGTGGCGGCGGTTTGCACAACTCACTGCCGGTAGGGGTGAACGGAACAATACCGGAGCCGGGCACCACAATTATGGTGGATATGGGCGGAACATTTACCGGCTACATATCCGATATGACACGTGTGTTTTCTATCGGGAAAGTTGCTCCACTGGCTTATGAAGCACATCAAACTGCTCTGGAAATTCAAAGTGACATAGAAGCCAATGCCAAACCGGGCATAGCAGCTTGCGATCTGTACAATGCGGCCATTGAGAAGGTGAAAAAAAGGAATTTGCTGCCTTATTTTATGGGATATAATCAACAGGCCGGTTTTATCGGACATGGTCTCGGCATTGAACTCAATGAGTCGCCGGTATTGGCGCCCCGTTCAAAAGATGTGTTGAAAGCGGGGCATACTTTTGCGTTGGAACCGAAATTCGTAATTCCGGGAACGGGAGCTGTCGGTATTGAGAATACATTTGTAGTAAATGAAAACGGAATAGAAAAACTTACCGTGCTGAACGAAGAAATTGTTGAATTGTAA